In Phocoena phocoena chromosome 3, mPhoPho1.1, whole genome shotgun sequence, a single window of DNA contains:
- the LOC136120836 gene encoding granzyme A, whose product MKIPFLFSFPTGMCLLLIPGVFPVSCEGIIRGKEVPPHTRRYMALIEGLKVCAGALIKENWVLTAAHCDLKGNPRVILGAHSTSHKEKYDQVFSIKKAIPHPCFNPQTFEGDLQLLQLDGKATMTKAVGILRLPKTGDDVKPHTKCHVAGWGSTKKDTCKISSALREANVTVIDRKICNDAQHYNFNPVIDLSMICAGGRKGEDDSCEGDSGSPLICDNVFRGVTSFGKCGNPQKPGIYILLTKKYLNWIKKTIAGAI is encoded by the exons ATGAAAAttccattccttttctcttttcccactggCATGTGTCTCCTTCTAATTCCTGGAG tttttccagTATCCTGTGAGGGAATTATAAGAGGAAAagaagtaccacctcacacaagACGCTACATGGCTCTAATCGAAGGGCTGAAAGTCTGTGCAGGGGCTTTGATCAAAGAAAACTGGGTGTTGACAGCTGCTCACTGTGACCT GAAAGGCAATCCTCGAGTTATTCTTGGGGCCCACTCTACCTCCCATAAAGAGAAATATGACCaagtattttccattaaaaaggcAATTCCCCATCCATGCTTCAATCCACAGACATTTGAAGGGGATCTTCAACTCCTTCAG CTGGATGGTAAAGCAACTATGACCAAAGCTGTAGGAATACTTCGGCTACCGAAAACAGGAGACGATGTCAAACCCCACACCAAGTGTCATGTGGCAGGATGGGGAAGCACCAAAAAAGACACGTGCAAAATTTCAAGTGCCTTGAGAGAAGCCAACGTTACTGTGATAGATAGGAAAATATGCAATGATGCCCAGCACTATAATTTTAATCCAGTTATTGATCTCAGTATGATCTGTGCTGGTGGTAGAAAAGGTGAAGATGATTCATGTGaa GGGGATTCTGGAAGTCCTCTGATATGTGATAACGTTTTCAGAGGTGTCACTTCCTTTGGGAAGTGTGGTAACCCCCAGAAACCTGGCATCTACATTCTCCTTACCAAAAAATACCTCAACTGGATAAAGAAAACCATTGCAGGAGCAATATAA